The following coding sequences are from one Nicotiana tomentosiformis chromosome 3, ASM39032v3, whole genome shotgun sequence window:
- the LOC138907716 gene encoding uncharacterized protein → MAPFEALYGRRYRSPIGWFKIGEVELIGPELVHQAMEKVEIIKEWLKTAQSHQKSYSYVHHRDLEFQDDDWVFLKASPMKEIPVIIIDRQVQKLRNKEIASVKVLWRNQQVEEATWEAEEEMKRKYPHLFE, encoded by the exons atggcgccgtttgaggctctatatggtaggagatatagatctcccattgggtggttcaagatTGGAGAAGTGGAGTTAATAGGGCCAGAACTCGTGCaccaggctatggagaaggttgaGATCATTAAGGAATGGTTGAAAACTgcccagagtcatcagaagtcctattcataTGTAcatcatagggatttggagttccaagatgatgattgggtattcttgaaggcttcccccatgaagg agattccagttatCATTATTGATAGGCAGGTCCAGAagctgagaaacaaagaaattgcctccgtgaaagtgctatggcgaaaccaacaggttgaagaggccacttgggaggccgaggaagagatgaagaggaagtaccctcatttgtttgaataa
- the LOC138907715 gene encoding secreted RxLR effector protein 78-like, whose protein sequence is MLLTQEIIKDIRLRKKAGPNVVIQLDMMKAYDRLSWLFLTKVLRKMGFSERFIGLIFGIVSINWYSVLVNGQPHGFFKSTRGVKQGDPLSPSLFILVAEALSRGLNALHLNLYFCGFGLPKWSPKINHLAYADDTIIFSSSDATSLQLVIEVLYAYEVASG, encoded by the coding sequence ATGCTCCTTACTCAAGAAATAATCAAGGACATAAGACTGAGAAAAAAGGCAGGGCCTAATGTGGTGATACAGCTTGACATGATGAAAGCATATGATAGGCTGTCTTGGCTATTTCTCACTAAAGTCTTAAGGAAGATGGGGTTTTCTGAAAGGTTTATAGGATTGATCTTTGGTATTGTGTCTATTAATTGGTACTCAGTCCTTGTCAATGGACAACCACATGGATTCTTTAAATCAACTAGGGGTGTGAAACAAGGTGATCCTTTGTCACCTTCGCTATTCATTTTAGTAGCAGAAGCACTGTCTAGGGGGCTAAATGCACTGCACTTGAACTTGTACTTCTGTGGTTTTGGCTTGCCAAAGTGGAGTCCTAAGATCAATCACTTAGCATATGCAGATGACACAATTATATTTTCATCTTCAGATGCTACTTCATTACAATTAGTCATAGAGGTATTGTATGCTTATGAAGTAGCTTCTGGCTAG